Proteins co-encoded in one Quercus robur chromosome 8, dhQueRobu3.1, whole genome shotgun sequence genomic window:
- the LOC126695312 gene encoding LOW QUALITY PROTEIN: condensin complex subunit 2-like (The sequence of the model RefSeq protein was modified relative to this genomic sequence to represent the inferred CDS: deleted 1 base in 1 codon), whose product MAETLSPNPKQRLLQSPTSPFFLGSNDDHLERAQARAARAAKVRRISVVSPPPRGASDPDKFLGKHQILDLFRNCIKLASENKINQKNTWELNLIDHLTEVIKVEEEDDAETNFQKASCTLEAGVKIYSLRVDSVHSEAYKVLGGMNRAGQENEQDATEDDANVDIGQEGGHSKKETERKLSPLSTLESSFEALNVKKFDVAFAVDPLYHQTSAQFDEGGAKGLLMNNLGVYGGCRVLFDSLEIPGKCTSCKNQHDKSDTIDLSFAKEYVEQMVLNMRREEEISPTLRDIVNQFDEDNRRPSDLYSSGQKSAENVDVAYEPDFVGDAFDNCGTWNYDHDDQASVADEGPIYAESTNPSYHEENEPFSFEPNMDDRFEKVDGYLFLSLGLTKQNAWAGPDHWKYKKSKGLEDDPAAKNESTVITKRPRNKKQAESDVDFTKALDEVMPDVFAPPKNPKSLLLPGNRAPSNIKLPEDCHYQPEDLVKLFLLPNVKCLGGKGRKCSDVSRQQCDDYGPLPSWDDDSAFGGQYDDGNDHSDVEDSSTLVSQPRQVNKVEVQYDKTSKQVDVQALKETLWDHIQESPSMCPQGLQEVASFRQILASFPTDCKAAATISDISPHLCFICLLHLANEHGLRIHGNSNLDDLSIHLPHNDMQEGQSRAVSCT is encoded by the exons ATGGCCGAAACCCTAAGCCCAAACCCCAAACAAAGGCTCCTCCAATCGCCCACCAGCCCCTTCTTCCTCGGCTCCAACGACGACCACCTCGAGCGCGCCCAGGCCCGAGCCGCCCGCGCAGCCAAGGTCCGTCGCATCTCCGTCGTCTCTCCGCCTCCACGTGGCGCCTCCGATCCCGATAAATTCCTCGGCAAGCATCAGATCCTCGATCTCTTCCGCAATTGCATCAAACTCGCCAGTGAAAAT AAAATTAATCAGAAGAACACTTGGGAGCTGAATTTGATAGACCATTTAACAGAAGTTATAAAggttgaggaagaagatgatgctGAGACGAACTTTCAAAAG GCAAGTTGCACTCTTGAAGCTGGAGTTAAGATTTACTCTTTAAGGGTGGATTCAGTGCATTCAGAGGCATATAAGGTCCTTGGTGGGATGAACAGAGCAGGTCAAGAAAATGAACAAG ATGCTACTGAGGATGATGCCAATGTTGACATTGGACAAGAGGGAGGTCATTCCaagaaagagacagagagaaag TTGTCCCCTTTATCAACACTGGAATCATCTTTCGAGGCTCTTAATGTAAAGAAGTTTGATG TTGCATTTGCAGTCGATCCACTTTATCATCAGACCTCTGCACAATTTGATGAAGGTGGAGCCAAGGGTCTTTTAATGAATAATCTTGGAGTATATGGTGGATGTAGGGTGCTTTTTGATTCACTTGAAATACCAGGGAAGTGCACATCATGTAAAAATCAGCATGATAAATCCGATACAATTGATCTATCTTTTGCCAAAG AATATGTTGAACAGATGGTATTGAACAtgcgaagagaggaagaaattTCGCCAACTCTGAGAGACATAGTCAATCAATTTGATGAAGATAATAGAAGGCCATCTGATCTCTATTCCTCTGGCCAGAAATCAGCAGAAAATGTTGATGTAGCTTATGAACCTGATTTTGTTGGTGATGCATTTGACAATTGTGGGACCTGGAATTATGATCATGATGACCAAGCAAGTGTGGCTGATGAGGGCCCCATTTATGCGGAATCAACTAATCCAAGTTATCATGAG GAAAATGAACCATTTTCTTTCGAACCTAATATGGATGACAGATTTGAGAAAGTTGATGGTTATCTGTTCTTAAGTCTGGGATTGACTAAACAAAATGCTTGGGCAGGTCCTGATCATTGGAAGTACAAAAAATCTAAAG GTTTAGAGGATGATCCTGCTGCAAAAAATGAATCAACAGTAATAACCAAGCGTCCAAGAAATAAGAAACAAGCAGAATCTGATGTTGATTTCACAAAAGCATTGGATGAAGTCATGCCAGATGTCTTTGCTCCTCCCAAAAATCCCAAGTCGTTACTACTGCCTGGAAATAGAGCACCTTCTAATATAAAACTTCCTGAAGATTGCCATTATCAACCAGAAGATCTTGTGAAGTTATTTCTTCTCCCAAATGTAAAG TGTCTTGGGGGGAAGGGAAGAAAATGCTCAG ATGTATCAAGGCAACAATGTGATGATTATGGGCCTCTGCCATCCTGGGATGATGATAGTGCGTTTGGTGGCCAATATGATGACGGAAATGACCATAGTGATGTAGAGGACTCCAGCACACTTGTTTCTCAACCTCGCCAG GTAAATAAAGTTGAGGTCCAGTATGACAAAACTTCTAAGCAAGTTGATGTCCAGGCACTGAAAGAAACTCTTTGGGACCATATACAAGAATCTCCTAGTATGTGTCCTCAG GGTCTACAAGAAGTGGCATCATTCAGGCAGATCTTGGCCAGCTTTCCTACTGACTGCAAAGCTGCTGCAACTATTAGTGATATCTCCCCTCATTTGTGTTTTATATGCCTCTTACATTTGGCTAACGAGCATGGGTTGAGAATTCATGGCAACTCCAATTTGGATGATCTCAGTATACACCTT CCTCATAATGATATGCAAGAGGGACAGTCTAGAGCAGTATCTTGCACATAG
- the LOC126693964 gene encoding glycosyltransferase BC10-like yields MSRKRASPPIRHLWRFLSNLIIFLCVFLCLFAFVRLHFQSSISTSPSYSALHYHDDHHFEGPPKIAFLFLVRKDLPLDFLWGAFFKNGDAANLSIYIHSEPRFVFDETTTSSAFFYGRQLTNSIQVVWGESSMIMAERLLLEKALEDPANQRFILLSDSCIPLYDFSYIYNAVMSSPKSFVDSFININEDRYDPKMSPAIPEEKWRKGSQWIALVRRHAEIVVGDDIIFTVFREFCKRWPPTDLTKRRQILEFGFRFMFPWLTSLQNPHNCIPDEHYVPTLLAMSGLEDELERRSLTYTLWNHSAMRNDTKSWHPITFDRDDASPQEIKKIKDINHVYYESENRTAQCSINSKLTPCFLFARKFSYGAAIRVLTMGLVGPYDILALTKATASKRKSKQYT; encoded by the exons ATGTCAAGGAAGCGAGCATCACCACCCATACGCCACTTGTGGAGGTTTTTGTCAAACCTCATAATCTTTCTTTGTGTCTTCCTTTGTCTATTTGCTTTTGTCAGGCTGCACTTTCAATCATCAATCTCTACGTCTCCAAGTTATAGTGCATTACATTATCATGATGATCACCATTTTGAAGGCCCTCCAAAGAttgcttttctctttctcgTTCGCAAAGACCTTCCTCTTGATTTTCTCTGGGGTGCCTTCTTCAAG AATGGTGATGCGGCAAATTTATCGATTTATATTCATTCAGAGCCCCGTTTCGTGTTTGATGAGACAACAACAAGTTCAGCATTCTTTTATGGCCGACAGCTAACCAATAGCATTCAG GTAGTCTGGGGAGAATCAAGTATGATAATGGCAGAGCGGTTATTACTTGAAAAAGCACTTGAAGATCCAGCCAATCAGAGATTTATTCTTCTCTCTGATAG TTGTATACCGTTGTACGACTTCAGTTACATCTACAACGCTGTGATGTCTTCTCCAAAAAGTTTTGTGGACAG CTTTATTAACATCAATGAAGATCGCTATGATCCAAAGATGTCACCTGCAATACCAGAGGAGAAATGGCGAAAAGGATCCCAG TGGATTGCTTTGGTCAGAAGACATGCAGAAATTGTCGTGGGTGACGACATAATTTTTACTGTGTTCAGGGAATTTTGCAAG CGATGGCCACCGACAGACTTAACAAAGAGAAGGCAAATTCTT GAATTTGGTTTCAGATTTATGTTCCCATGGCTTACATCACTTCAGAATCCCCACAATTGTATCCCAGATGAACATTATGTGCCGACACTACTTGCA ATGAGTGGACTTGAAGACGAACTTGAACGAAGATCATTGACCTACACATTATGGAATCATTCTGCCATGAGAAATGATACAAAATCTTGGCACCCTATCACATTCGATCGTGATGATGCAAGCCCTcaagaaatcaaaaaaataaag GATATCAACCATGTCTATTATGAGTCTGAAAACCGGACTGCACAGTGCTCAATCAATTCTAAACTTACTCCATGTTTCTTATTCGCAAGAAAGTTCTCATATGGCGCGGCCATCCGTGTATTGACTATGGGATTGGTTGGTCCCTATGATATTCTTGCATTAACAAAGGCAACAGCTtcgaaaagaaaaagtaaacaaTATACATAA